In Candidatus Cohnella colombiensis, one DNA window encodes the following:
- the upp gene encoding uracil phosphoribosyltransferase produces MGKLVICDHPLIQHKITFIRDQMTNTKQFRELVDEVSMLMAFEITRDVQLSSVKVHTPVATTEGKVIAGRMMGLIPILRAGLGMVDGVLKIIPSAKVGHIGLYRDNETLQPVEYYCSLPSDVTERELIVIDPMLATGGSANAALDMLKNKGCKPTKLMCLIAAPEGVKAVQEKHPDIDIYLAALDERLNEHGYIIPGLGDAGDRLYGTK; encoded by the coding sequence ATGGGAAAGCTTGTGATTTGCGATCATCCATTGATCCAACACAAAATCACTTTTATCCGAGATCAAATGACGAATACGAAGCAGTTCCGGGAGCTTGTGGATGAAGTATCGATGCTAATGGCATTTGAAATTACACGGGACGTACAGCTTTCCAGTGTAAAAGTACATACACCAGTTGCGACTACTGAGGGTAAAGTTATTGCAGGTCGCATGATGGGTCTAATTCCGATTTTACGTGCAGGCTTAGGCATGGTGGATGGTGTGCTGAAAATTATTCCGTCTGCAAAAGTGGGTCATATCGGTTTGTATAGAGACAACGAAACATTGCAGCCCGTTGAATACTATTGCAGTCTTCCGTCTGATGTGACTGAGCGCGAATTGATCGTCATCGATCCGATGCTTGCAACGGGCGGATCAGCGAATGCGGCTCTCGATATGTTGAAGAATAAGGGCTGTAAGCCAACGAAGCTCATGTGTTTGATTGCAGCGCCTGAAGGCGTGAAAGCTGTACAGGAAAAGCACCCGGATATCGACATTTATCTAGCTGCACTAGATGAGCGTTTAAATGAGCACGGTTACATCATTCCAGGTCTTGGAGATGCTGGGGACCGTTTATACGGAACGAAATAA
- a CDS encoding serine hydroxymethyltransferase, with translation MLENLRQQDPEIVKALNLELQRQRDNIELIASENIVSQAVLETMGTVLTNKYAEGYPGKRYYGGCEYVDIPEQIARDRAKELFGAEHANVQPHSGAQANLAVYLAVLKPGDTVLGMNLAHGGHLTHGNPANASGLLYNFVAYGVDEETFTINYDEVRKAAFKHRPRLIVAGASAYPRTIDFEKMAAIANDVGALFMVDMAHIAGLVAGGQHPSPVPHAHFVTTTTHKTLRGPRGGMILCRQAWAAAIDKAVFPGTQGGPLMHIIAAKAVALGEALQPSFKDYARKVVENAKVLSEALIAEGLNVVSGGTDNHLMLIDTRNLNITGKVAEHVLDSVAITVNKNAIPFDPTSPFVTSGIRIGTPAVTTRGMDPEAMKTIAKAVALTLKNTEDQASLDQARALVADLSKQFPLYPDLAY, from the coding sequence ATGTTGGAAAATCTTCGTCAGCAAGATCCAGAAATCGTTAAAGCGCTCAACCTTGAGCTGCAACGTCAACGTGACAACATCGAATTGATCGCATCGGAAAATATTGTGAGCCAAGCGGTTCTTGAAACGATGGGCACTGTACTTACGAACAAATATGCAGAAGGCTACCCAGGCAAGCGTTACTACGGCGGTTGTGAATATGTAGATATTCCTGAGCAAATTGCTCGTGACCGCGCGAAAGAGTTGTTCGGTGCAGAGCATGCGAATGTGCAACCGCACTCCGGTGCACAAGCAAACTTGGCTGTTTACTTGGCTGTATTGAAGCCGGGCGACACTGTGCTTGGGATGAACCTCGCACATGGCGGTCACTTAACGCACGGTAACCCAGCGAATGCGTCGGGCTTGTTGTACAACTTCGTTGCGTATGGTGTTGACGAAGAGACATTCACAATTAACTATGACGAAGTGCGTAAAGCGGCATTCAAGCACCGCCCACGCTTGATCGTTGCGGGTGCATCAGCATATCCTCGTACAATCGATTTCGAAAAAATGGCAGCAATCGCGAACGATGTTGGCGCATTGTTCATGGTCGATATGGCTCACATTGCTGGTTTGGTAGCGGGTGGACAACATCCGAGCCCAGTGCCACACGCACACTTCGTAACGACGACGACGCACAAAACACTTCGCGGACCTCGCGGCGGGATGATCTTGTGCCGTCAAGCATGGGCAGCGGCCATCGACAAAGCGGTATTCCCAGGCACGCAAGGTGGTCCGCTGATGCACATTATTGCTGCGAAGGCAGTTGCGCTTGGTGAAGCGCTGCAACCGTCTTTCAAGGACTATGCGCGTAAAGTGGTTGAGAATGCGAAGGTATTGTCTGAGGCATTAATTGCAGAAGGCTTGAACGTGGTATCTGGCGGTACGGACAACCATCTGATGCTGATTGATACTCGCAACCTGAACATCACAGGCAAAGTCGCTGAGCATGTGCTGGATTCCGTGGCGATTACAGTCAACAAAAACGCAATTCCATTTGACCCAACCAGCCCATTCGTAACAAGCGGTATTCGGATCGGAACACCAGCGGTGACGACGCGCGGCATGGATCCAGAAGCGATGAAGACAATTGCGAAGGCGGTTGCTTTGACACTGAAGAACACAGAGGACCAAGCGTCGCTCGACCAAGCTCGCGCACTCGTTGCGGACTTGTCCAAGCAATTCCCGCTATATCCTGACTTAGCTTATTAA
- a CDS encoding TIGR01440 family protein has product MTDTSVAIADQVEVVLAELVKAGGLHAGQFIVFGVSTSEVQGQHIGTSGAESVAAQIFEGAMRVQGKVGFHPIWQCCEHLNRALVVERSVAEAQGWTEAAAVPVRKAGGSMAAFAYRQLKEPCLVEAVQVHAGIDIGETMIGMHLRPVAVPLRPSIRTIGSARVAMAYTRPKLIGGTRAVYALPSEEESSSTTCD; this is encoded by the coding sequence ATGACTGACACTTCTGTTGCAATAGCGGATCAAGTTGAAGTCGTGCTGGCTGAGCTTGTAAAGGCTGGCGGGCTACATGCCGGGCAATTCATCGTATTCGGAGTAAGTACGAGTGAAGTGCAGGGGCAGCACATCGGTACTTCTGGCGCGGAATCAGTTGCTGCTCAAATCTTTGAGGGTGCAATGCGTGTGCAAGGCAAGGTCGGATTTCATCCGATATGGCAATGCTGCGAGCATCTGAATCGTGCGCTCGTGGTCGAGCGATCGGTCGCAGAAGCGCAGGGGTGGACAGAAGCGGCAGCAGTTCCTGTGCGCAAAGCTGGAGGCTCGATGGCAGCGTTCGCCTATCGCCAATTGAAAGAGCCGTGTTTAGTCGAGGCTGTGCAAGTCCATGCAGGCATCGATATCGGAGAAACGATGATTGGGATGCACTTGCGACCGGTCGCAGTGCCGCTTCGACCATCGATTAGAACGATCGGTTCGGCGCGAGTTGCGATGGCTTATACGAGACCGAAGCTGATTGGCGGTACAAGGGCAGTTTACGCGCTTCCATCCGAGGAAGAGTCGAGCTCAACTACATGTGATTAA
- the rpiB gene encoding ribose 5-phosphate isomerase B produces MKIAIGADHAGYRLKDVIVPYLQSLGHELMDVGCDCDVSVDYSDYSIPVCEKVVNGEAERGILICGTGIGMSIAANKTRGIRCALVHDMFTAKATREHNDTNVLAMGERIIGPGVAQEIVRIWLETPFSHAERHQNRINKVMAIEASQASQA; encoded by the coding sequence ATGAAGATTGCAATTGGAGCTGACCACGCAGGCTATCGCCTGAAAGATGTAATCGTCCCTTACTTACAGTCGCTTGGACATGAGCTCATGGATGTCGGATGCGATTGCGACGTATCCGTCGATTATTCGGATTATTCGATTCCCGTCTGTGAAAAAGTTGTCAACGGAGAAGCTGAGCGCGGGATCCTCATCTGCGGTACAGGGATCGGGATGTCGATTGCAGCGAACAAGACTCGGGGCATTCGTTGTGCATTGGTGCACGACATGTTCACTGCGAAAGCGACACGCGAACACAACGATACGAATGTCCTTGCCATGGGCGAACGCATCATTGGCCCCGGTGTAGCGCAAGAAATCGTTCGCATCTGGCTAGAGACTCCGTTCTCGCATGCAGAACGTCACCAAAATCGCATCAACAAAGTGATGGCGATTGAAGCAAGCCAAGCAAGTCAAGCGTAA
- a CDS encoding low molecular weight protein arginine phosphatase, whose translation MKRILIVCTGNTCRSPMAEEMLRDLAARSGKLLEVRSAGVATQDGLTISAHAATTLRRRSLNASGCSTAISNREIEWAELILTLTSSHKRAIVQMYPEAIAKTYTLKEYALSGDQVMDDVAEAQRLYSEWQVRQALGQNLSPEEQARLFELQRRIPDFDIADPFGGSLAIYEQCADEIEDALLSVLERLDSE comes from the coding sequence ATGAAGCGGATTTTAATCGTCTGTACAGGAAATACGTGCCGCAGTCCGATGGCGGAGGAGATGCTGCGAGACTTAGCTGCGCGTAGTGGAAAGTTACTAGAGGTACGTTCTGCGGGAGTTGCAACACAGGATGGGTTGACGATCTCTGCACATGCAGCGACGACGCTTCGGCGTAGAAGCTTGAACGCATCGGGGTGTTCAACAGCAATATCGAATCGTGAGATTGAATGGGCGGAGCTCATTTTGACGCTTACTTCGAGTCATAAACGCGCAATCGTGCAGATGTACCCGGAGGCAATTGCGAAGACGTATACGCTCAAGGAATATGCGCTCAGTGGCGATCAGGTAATGGACGATGTTGCTGAGGCTCAGCGATTGTATTCGGAGTGGCAGGTGCGGCAAGCGCTTGGGCAAAACTTATCACCTGAAGAACAAGCAAGACTGTTTGAATTGCAACGGCGGATTCCAGATTTCGACATTGCTGATCCGTTCGGAGGATCTCTGGCGATCTATGAGCAATGTGCTGACGAGATCGAGGATGCCTTGCTGAGCGTGCTGGAACGATTGGATTCGGAGTAG
- a CDS encoding manganese efflux pump, which translates to MPDWSVAAGQILTIIIMAIALGMDAFSLGIGIGLKGVRLRDVLKLSLVIALFHILMPLGGMIMGQYVSSLLGGIATSVAGALLLLLGGHMVYSALRGESEGSIDHRSVGGLLIFSLSVSIDSFSVGITLGMFSAHRLITIMMFGLFGGLMSMLGLMLGRRASQSLGGYGEALGGVILFTFGLLFLI; encoded by the coding sequence ATGCCGGATTGGTCTGTCGCTGCAGGACAAATACTTACAATAATTATTATGGCGATTGCCTTAGGAATGGATGCCTTCTCACTCGGGATCGGCATCGGTCTCAAAGGAGTTCGGCTACGCGATGTATTGAAGCTAAGCCTTGTAATTGCGCTTTTTCATATTTTGATGCCGCTTGGCGGGATGATTATGGGGCAATATGTTAGCAGTTTGCTCGGTGGCATCGCGACATCGGTCGCAGGGGCACTTTTACTATTGCTCGGAGGGCACATGGTGTACAGCGCGCTACGAGGGGAATCGGAAGGCTCCATCGATCATCGCTCTGTGGGCGGACTACTCATTTTTTCGCTCAGTGTCAGTATCGATTCATTTTCCGTAGGGATTACACTTGGAATGTTCTCCGCACATCGGTTGATAACCATTATGATGTTCGGACTGTTCGGAGGTTTGATGAGCATGCTTGGTTTAATGCTAGGACGTCGTGCAAGCCAATCGCTGGGTGGATATGGAGAGGCATTAGGTGGTGTTATTTTATTCACATTTGGTCTATTATTTCTTATATAA
- a CDS encoding L-threonylcarbamoyladenylate synthase, whose amino-acid sequence MTMVTKYWPSTGCDQSNGLQEAAAVLARGGVVAFPTETVYGLGGDARNTSAVEQIFKAKGRPSDNPLIVHLADVSEVSAIADRISELEKKLMSAFWPGPLTLVLPVREGAVSPLVTAGLDTVAVRVPAHELARQLIAASGCPLAAPSANRSGRPSPTEAGHVQVDLDGRIDGILDGGATGVGLESTVVRVLGDQIHILRPGGVTAEQLQAAVGATVQVVDEPSHSAATQIAQEQAPRSPGMKYAHYAPKGELMIVSGLFDRIPVVIQARIHEAKRGGDRIKVGVLSCTEHTELYQADVVIDLGSHIQPEQAAKLLYRALRECDDHQLTLIFAEGYPEQGIGTALMNRLRKAAAGRELQA is encoded by the coding sequence ATGACGATGGTAACAAAATATTGGCCTAGCACTGGGTGTGATCAATCGAACGGTCTGCAAGAAGCTGCGGCGGTGTTAGCGCGTGGTGGAGTGGTGGCTTTTCCGACAGAGACGGTGTACGGACTTGGTGGAGATGCGCGAAATACAAGTGCGGTAGAGCAGATCTTCAAGGCAAAAGGTCGCCCCTCCGACAATCCGCTCATTGTGCATCTAGCGGACGTCTCGGAAGTTTCTGCAATTGCGGATAGGATATCTGAATTAGAGAAGAAGCTGATGTCAGCTTTCTGGCCAGGTCCGCTCACATTGGTGCTTCCCGTACGCGAAGGTGCTGTATCTCCGCTTGTCACGGCGGGACTCGATACGGTAGCAGTACGCGTACCTGCGCATGAACTCGCGAGACAATTGATCGCTGCATCAGGTTGTCCGCTCGCTGCGCCAAGCGCGAATCGCTCGGGTCGACCAAGTCCGACTGAAGCGGGCCATGTGCAGGTAGATTTAGATGGACGAATAGATGGCATATTAGACGGTGGTGCGACAGGCGTCGGTCTGGAGTCGACCGTCGTTCGTGTGCTAGGCGATCAAATACACATTCTGAGACCGGGTGGCGTAACGGCAGAACAGCTTCAAGCTGCTGTTGGTGCAACAGTTCAAGTAGTCGATGAACCAAGTCACTCAGCAGCAACGCAAATCGCACAAGAACAAGCACCAAGATCACCTGGCATGAAGTATGCTCACTACGCGCCGAAGGGCGAGCTTATGATCGTATCCGGCTTATTTGACCGCATTCCAGTAGTGATCCAAGCTAGAATCCATGAGGCGAAGCGTGGGGGAGATCGTATAAAAGTCGGTGTACTCTCTTGCACAGAGCATACTGAACTATATCAAGCGGATGTTGTAATTGATCTTGGCTCACACATCCAGCCTGAGCAAGCGGCGAAATTGCTGTATCGTGCATTAAGAGAATGCGATGATCATCAATTAACCCTCATCTTCGCAGAAGGCTATCCCGAACAAGGCATCGGCACCGCGCTCATGAATCGACTTCGCAAAGCAGCAGCAGGTCGAGAGCTCCAAGCTTAA